One genomic window of Magnolia sinica isolate HGM2019 chromosome 3, MsV1, whole genome shotgun sequence includes the following:
- the LOC131241215 gene encoding uncharacterized protein LOC131241215, producing the protein MYAEAGLLFPYFQSFSHEVQHLEEFCRIQKTNARSNLVQTSTVSEYDLGGEGDLFKAPEPIIEEPEVGLESLDPMTVAISMISSGEDVISPETMKVTGIESIQSNHLLSEVFYECKNDLLRKSTFEESFPEVSDVKVPAIQMEEDLTAGLTSNGPMQKSISSGSLNSMRPSFLDFQTIDLGAAFGMRRAFSEGDIQTLGNHNTSLIHSRFARVLAISNYPTEERKQKLSRYRKKKTKRNFGRKIKYACRKALADNQPRVRGRFAKTEDADILSK; encoded by the exons atgtatgCAGAGGCGGGGCTTCTATTTCCCTACTTTCAGAGCTTCTCCCATGAAGTACAACACCTGGAAGAGTTCTGCCGCATCCAGAAAACCAATGCGAGG AGCAACCTAGTTCAGACCTCCACCGTTTCAGAGTATGACCTGGGAGGGGAAGGAGATCTGTTCAAAGCTCCGGAGCCCATCATAGAAGAACCCGAAGTGGGGCTTGAGTCGCTTGACCCCATGACTGTTGCCATTTCCATGATTTCCAGTGGCGAAGATGTTATCTCCCCAGAGACGATGAAGGTTACAGGCATTGAATCAATTCAAAGCAACCATCTGTTAAGTGAGGTCTTCTATGAGTGCAAGAATGACCTTCTACGGAAATCTACCTTCGAAGAATCTTTTCCTGAGGTTTCAGATGTGAAGGTTCCTGCTATACAGATGGAGGAGGATTTGACTGCGGGTTTGACCTCTAATGGGCCAATGCAGAAAAGTATTAGCTCTGGGTCTTTGAACTCAATGAGACCGAGCTTTCTGGATTTCCAGACAATTGATTTGGGAGCTGCTTTTGGGATGAGGAGGGCATTTAGTGAGGGTGATATTCAG ACCCTTGGTAACCATAACACAAGCCTCATCCATTCTCGCTTTGCTCGGGTGTTAGCCATCAGCAATTACCCAACTGAAGAACGCAAGCAGAAACTTTCTAGATACAGAAAGAAGAAGACCAAGAGAAATTTTGGCAGGAAAATCAAG TATGCTTGCAGGAAAGCATTAGCTGACAATCAACCTAGGGTTCGAGGGAGGTTTGCAAAAACTGAAGATGCTGACATCCTGTCCAAGTAG